From a region of the Bombus terrestris chromosome 8, iyBomTerr1.2, whole genome shotgun sequence genome:
- the LOC100650040 gene encoding uncharacterized protein LOC100650040 — protein MGFLDDELQEVSKLCQNVVDGSRLVSCVCTMVRVEITKTKFKTIVVCMQFAKNYPNCPLLLELKSKTLSVKLLNGLTEVCEKECKKLLGKAQVLPILKFIRNFIDENPLICCYDEISTIKKLLGDDDEIKLKQKYSCIGLKIKKELYYFKAKIDVPDNYPVACIKLGDIDTNFPPLFTRHFTGQGKELARQCVEPPLRKKSHTPFIPSPSLKVVTSFLIQCVKSLPQEHCQSCKQKCLPENPENAETNETADMHVERLYCGHLFHLRCLVTYMKTPPFHGGKKCPTCEQRIYHEKWGVSDKLAEERWAHQQARARELAEVEDFFN, from the exons aTGGGCTTTCTCGATGATGAATTACAAGAGGTATCAAAACTTTGTCAAAATGTCGTTGATGGTAGCCGTCTCGTTTCTTGTGTTTGTACCATGGTGCGAGTGGAAATAAC GAAAACCAAGTTCAAGACCATCGTCGTGTGCATGCAGTTCGCGAAGAACTATCCTAATTGCCCATTGTTACTTGAATTGAAGAGCAAAACTTTATCTGTGAAGTTACTTAATGGTCTAACAGAAGTCTGTGAAAAGGAATGCAAGAAATTGTTGGGAAAGGCACAG GTGTTAccaatattgaaatttatccgTAATTTCATTGATGAAAATCCCTTGATTTGTTGCTATGATGAAATCTCAACCATAAAAAAACTCTTAGGGGACgatgatgaaataaaattgaaacaaaaatattcttgtaTTGGTTTGAAGATTAAGAAAgagttatattatttcaaagcTAAAATCGATGTACCAGATAATTATCCAGTTGCCTGTATAAA ATTGGGAGACATAGATACAAATTTTCCTCCACTATTTACACGCCATTTCACAGGTCAAGGAAAGGAATTAGCCAGACAGTGTGTAGAACCACCGCTTAGGAAGAAATCACACACTCCTTTTATTCCCTCACCATCCTTGAAAGTTGTTACATCTTTTCTTATACA ATGTGTAAAGAGTTTGCCACAAGAGCATTGTCAGTCATGCAAACAAAAATGTCTGCCAGAGAATCCAGAAAATGCAGAAACCAACGAAACTGCAGATATGCATGTAGAGAGACTTTACTGTGGACATTTGTTTCACCTACGCTGTCTTGTGACATACATGAAGACTCCTCCATTCCATG GGGGTAAAAAATGTCCTACATGTGAACAACGTATCTATCATGAAAAATGGGGTGTAAGCGATAAGCTTGCAGAAGAACGTTGGGCTCATCAACAAGCCCGAGCTAGGGAACTAGCAGAGGTAGAAGATTTTTTCAACTGA
- the LOC100650158 gene encoding WD repeat-containing protein 18, with protein sequence MSRIADTREVILTSDSSGEHWSAAVWDHRTGSILSTYKNAGALSHRTLQLLSDSYIVGADLTKPRIHVWPLNSHSPVSNLRLTTPGKVTALNCTPNGAYMVAAISEKLFVWQLCNGRLLKNLSQHYQTVTCLTFTKDGSIFASGAEDGLIFVWSLYRVLNEEHPTPLHAFSHHSLPVKDLQFGHAGARGRLCSVSLDRTCNIYDPGSGSLLLTLVFDVPLTSVSMNARESDLFVGCTNGDIYGFNLHEPPRGIEHHVQVRNDGNSDGVIVFQGHKSSVVSLSISIDCRYLVSGSTSGEVHVWDIASRQILRTIDHKGPITAAFFAKNYDNFRVTDLKPRLQLCNLHRISDDSGKESFIEVISRDRNTTDILDFDLYTEKNIDMAGSKDVTSKKFSEMRDEIDKLKKINAAMYQYSVKHILNKSNIDLT encoded by the coding sequence ATGTCGCGAATTGCCGACACGAGAGAAGTGATTTTAACTAGTGACAGTAGCGGTGAACATTGGAGTGCAGCTGTGTGGGATCACCGAACTGGTTCAATTTTATCGACTTATAAAAATGCTGGTGCTCTCAGTCATAGAACTCTTCAACTTTTAAGCGACAGTTATATAGTGGGTGCGGATTTAACGAAACCACGTATACATGTTTGGCCATTGAACAGTCATTCTCCCGTATCTAACCTGAGACTGACAACACCGGGAAAGGTTACTGCTCTGAATTGCACGCCCAATGGCGCATACATGGTCGCGGCCATTTCCGAAAAACTATTCGTCTGGCAATTGTGTAACGGGCGTTTGTTAAAGAATTTATCGCAACATTACCAAACAGTGACCTGTTTGACGTTCACCAAAGACGGTTCCATTTTCGCCAGTGGCGCCGAGGACGGATTAATTTTCGTGTGGTCGTTGTATCGTGTATTGAACGAGGAGCATCCTACGCCATTGCACGCATTCTCTCATCACTCTTTGCCAGTGAAGGACCTACAATTTGGACATGCTGGCGCGCGAGGAAGACTGTGCTCCGTATCTCTCGATCGAACATGCAACATTTACGACCCAGGCTCCGGATCGCTATTGCTCACCCTTGTGTTCGACGTGCCACTCACTTCCGTTTCCATGAACGCACGCGAAAGTGATTTATTCGTGGGCTGCACAAACGGTGACATATATGGATTCAATTTGCACGAGCCGCCACGTGGAATAGAGCATCATGTGCAGGTACGGAATGACGGAAATTCGGATGGAGTGATAGTTTTCCAGGGGCACAAATCGAGCGTAGTATCATTGTCGATATCGATCGATTGTCGATACCTGGTGTCGGGCTCGACCAGCGGCGAAGTTCACGTCTGGGACATAGCGAGTCGTCAGATTCTTCGTACGATCGATCACAAGGGACCAATCACCGCTGCATTCTTCGCGAAAAACTACGACAATTTCCGGGTCACCGACCTTAAGCCGCGTTTACAACTATGTAATTTACATAGGATATCGGACGATAGCGGAAAGGAAAGCTTCATCGAAGTGATTTCAAGGGATCGAAATACAACAGACATTTTAGATTTTGATTTGTATACagaaaaaaatatcgatatGGCCGGATCAAAGGACGTAACCTCGAAAAAGTTTTCCGAGATGAGGGATGAGATcgataaattgaagaaaatcAATGCTGCTATGTATCAGTACAGTGTAAAACATATTTTGAATAAGTCGAATATAGATTTAACTTAA